The Juglans regia cultivar Chandler chromosome 16, Walnut 2.0, whole genome shotgun sequence nucleotide sequence ACAGAATTTTTGCCCTTATTCTTGATGCTGTTGGGGAcctaaaaaaaacccaaaattgaCACTTTTCATTAACAATATGGTCTAATGTTAACCCTTTCATTAAAACTTAGCGTTTGTAAGCTTATATACCAGATtctaatgcaaaataaataaacccaaaatGAGCAAAAAGTGGGGGAGGTGGTTTTGGGTTGTCAATCTAGCCCTTAGGCTTCTTCCAAGGTTTTCCGTTGGTTCTACTTGAACTATATTTAGCTAATTGAGATGACATAAATCTATTTTCAGAAAACAATGATCAGTAGGAGCTGCGCATGCTATCACAATTGATCTGTGCTCAACACTGTAAAGTTCCTGGGATACCATTAATTATCATATTAATCTCGTATTTAAGTACAATATAACTAAAATCACACCTAGTATGATCTAGAGCATAGTATATAGAATGAGAAAATAAGGTGACAGACCATGCTATGAAGAAGATCTTGCTCTTCCGGCAATTATCAACGGTGACAAAGTCGAAATCAAACACTGCGTATCGACAATCATCCTCCGGCAATGATGCGGTGAGCTCATCGTAGCCTTCGCCTGGCCCACCGACCTTATCGACGGTGACCAGCCTCGATCCCTCATCGATCTTGAACACTATGTACCTATACACCTTCTTCCATTTCATCTCCATGAAAGAGTTCTTGCACTCCTCAGCCACCCACATTCCAGTCGTGGCCTGCCATTATCATACACCCAGTACCACAAAAATCAGCTGTAAAAACGTACGAATTCCCAAGtggggaagaaaatgaaaagagaacaAACAGCATACAACTGAATAAAATATACCATCTTGAATGCCATTGCCATGGTGACTATGAGTAAAAGTTGTCTCTGATGTTGAGGGTGTGGCACTCGGTCGGTCTTATATAAAGATTTGAGTCATTGGAATGACatcaatattcatatatattacaacTTTGACCATATGCTAGGTCGATTCAACGATGTATATAGCTGATGAGGGCAATGACAAAGTTGCCCTGGATTGTGTGCATAATTTGGGCTGTCCTTGGAGTATGCAGTGGATTTACCAAAGTCGTGTTGTGATAACGATGACAAAAAAGATgacaaaaaagaaagtagaaataATCAAGCAATCAATCACACGatacaaatttacatagttCGACAATTGGTTTACATCTATGGAGCTacataagattttattaatttgaagaatCGCAAGGTATAATGTTTGGGACGAATTACTGTGCTCAACATACgatcacaatattaaaaatacatatttataggATTACAAGGCAGAAATcctaatttttcatattttgcgaTATTCGCTCGAGTGGCATTGAGCGAACTATCTGTCTGGCCTTTTGCTCGAGCCACCTGTCAAGCACCTTACAAGTGAACTCTCTTTCTGAACTCTGCTTGAGCCATCTATCGAGCTATTaacgagcgaactctctgtaaCGTTTTCACTCAAGCTATTTGTCGAGCGAATAATGTGTGAACTCTCTGTAATATCTCTACTCGAGCCATCTGTCGAGCGAGCAACAAGCGAATTACTCTCTGTAACGTCTCCGCTCGAGCCATCTAGCGACTAAGCCAGGCTCTACAAAACCCAACAAGTGGCATATGGCAAACTGAATTGGCTTAATATACCTACGAGGCCCAACCTGTGAGGTGCCAACTAGTCCAATGGTAAATAAGCTTATTACAACGCAGCAGAAAACAGCTAGCGTGTCAAAGAAAGTGATGGTACatagaaaagtaaaaacaaaaagagcaaTGGTGCACTGCAAGAAAAGCAAAGGGCtgcatcattcattcattcaccTTCCCAACCACAAAATACCCTTTTTTTGACTTGCATACAAGCTAGCTAATTAAAAATGACAACATGTACAAGCATAAGCAG carries:
- the LOC109006591 gene encoding actin-depolymerizing factor 5-like, with protein sequence MAMAFKMATTGMWVAEECKNSFMEMKWKKVYRYIVFKIDEGSRLVTVDKVGGPGEGYDELTASLPEDDCRYAVFDFDFVTVDNCRKSKIFFIAWSPTASRIRAKILYATSKAGLRRVLEGIHYELQATDPTEMGIDVIKDRAK